In Kwoniella pini CBS 10737 chromosome 5, complete sequence, the following are encoded in one genomic region:
- a CDS encoding alternative oxidase, mitochondrial, translating into MSTIAIRSTTLAKSTLLSRGPMICQAYHFQHLPIASSSRSFSVSSRARLQVDEPKQASLALRTDIKEKEERSSQKIVGGTGKGVEGPHYQDQVHQTQDILTNESTTGAWTMMNPIYTEQELDTVKVVGRVPVTVADKAAHRTVKFLRKAFDFLTQYKAIPISQEVLKQNPIPIEELRSKGLLLSHHKWLFRFILLESIAGVPGMVGGTLRHLRSMRLLRRDGGWIHTLLEEAENERMHLLTFMTMAQPTLFTRALVLGAQGVFYNAFFLTYLFSPKTAHRFVGALEEEAVRTYTHCIEDLENNLIPEWNDVAAPRIAIDYWRLPQDAKLLDVIRAVRADEATHRFVNHSLANLDQQKDFNPFALVEADAQTRGEKWGFTREESANFAREQQQKLQDVSTKQIADQ; encoded by the exons ATGTCTACAATAGCTATAAGATCAACGACCTTAGCAAAGTCGACTCTACTAAGTAGAGGACCAATGATATGTCAAGCATATCATTTCCAACATCTACCCATAGCTTCGAGTAGTAGGAGTTTCAGCGTATCAAGTCGAGCAAGACTACAAGTTGATGAGCCTAAACAAGCGAGTTTGGCTCTAAGAACTGATattaaagaaaaggaagaacGATCATCTCAAAAAATTGTAGGTGGTACTGGCAAAGGTGTGGAAGGTCCTCATTATCAAG ATCAAGTACATCAAACTCAAGATATACTTACCAACGAATCTACTACGGGTGCCTGGACAATGATGAATCCCATTTACACTGAACAA GAACTCGATACAGTCAAAGTAGTAGGAAGAGTACCTGTAACAGTAGCTGATAAAGCAGCTCATCGAACTGTCAAATTCTTAAGAAAAGCATTCGATTTCTTAACGCAATACAAAGCAATACCTATTTCTCAAGAAGttttaaaacaaaatcCTATCCCTATCGAAGAATTGAGATCTAAAGGTTTATTACTAAGTCATCATAAATGGTTATTCAGATTTATTTTATTAGAATCTATAGCTGGTGTACCTGGTATGGTCGGTGGTACTTTGAGACATCTTAGAAGTATGAGATTACTTAGAAGAGATGGTGGTTGGATTCATACACtacttgaagaagcagaaaatgaaagaatgcATTTATT AACATTCATGACAATGGCACAACCAACATTATTTACACGTGCATTAGTTTTAGGTGCACAAGGTGTATTTTATAATGCATTCTTTTTAACTTATTTATTTTCACCTAAAACAGCACATAGATTTGTGGGagctttagaagaagaagcagtaAGAACTTATACACATTGtatagaagatttagaaaataatCTAATCCCAGAATGGAATGATGTTGCTGCTCCTAGAATTGCAATTGATTATTGGAGATTACCACAAGATGCAAAATTATTAGATGTTATAAGAGCTGTTAGAGCTGATGAGGCAACACATAGATTTGTTAATCACTCTTTAGCAAatcttgatcaacaaaaagattttaatccttttgcacttgttgaagctgatgcTCAAACAAGAGGTGAAAAATGGGG attTACAAGAGAAGAATCTGCAAATTTCGCTAGAGAACAACAGCAAAAATTACAAGATGTATCTACGAAACAAATTGCTGATCAATAG
- a CDS encoding 3-isopropylmalate dehydratase, large subunit — MPVPTSAPRTLYDKVFDDHVVRSGEGDTLLYIDRHLVHEVTSPQAFEGLRIAGRQVRRPDCTLVTVDHNIPTASRKNFKDVGSFIVEADSRAQVSALEDNVKEFGLTYFGMSDKRQGIVHIIGPEQGFTLPGTTVCCGDSHTSTHGAFGALAFGIGTSEVEHILATQTLPQAKSKNMRVTVEGDLAEGVTSKDVVLHIIGVIGTAGGTGCVIEFAGSAIRGLSMESRMSICNMSIEGGARAGMIAPDDITFKYLKGRPLSPRDGEEWDQAEAYWRSLKSDPGAKYDIEVEIRAEDIIPTITWGTSPQDVVPIKGVVPSPEDFPEAQRKNVERSLEYMGLTPGTPMEEVKIDKAFFGSCTNGRIEDMRSAARVILAAEKNGGPTKVAEGVYAMIVPGSGLVKQQAEAEGLDVIFKKAGFDWREAGCSMCLGMNPDQLKPGERCASTSNRNFEGRQGAGGRTHLMSPAMVAAAALTGRFTDVRTFMGEHIGEDGGLKITDYSDYLTPVEAPARPAEPTEQTKEGQTPVKQAAAASAGLPKFNVVKGIAAPMWEANIDTDKIIPKQFLKTLLRTGLGSALFWTIRYDVRTNEPLPDFVLNKEPWNKSSLLVCTGPNFGCGSSREHAPWAINDFGIRCIMAPSFGDIFKTNCFKNGMLPLELPQADLEALYEDASAGLEIAVDLENQQVIRPNGKPPISFTVDAFRRHCLINGLDDIGLTLEHRDKIESFEEKRSNVWPWLDGVGYAKKGQKIIAVPTKRAVSKTDW, encoded by the exons ATGCCAGTCCCAACTTCCGCACCTAGAACTCTATACGACAAAGTATTCGATGATCATGTGGTACGatcaggtgaaggtgatacCCTCCTTTACATTGATCGACACTTAGTACACGAAGTCACCTCACCACAAGCTTTTGAAGGTTTAAGAATTGCAGGAAGACAAGTCAGACGACCGGATTGTACTCTTGTTACCGTTGACCACAACATCCC TACCGCATCAAGGAAAAACTTTAAAGATGTTGGTTCATTCATTGTAGAAGCTGATTCTCGAGCTCAAGTATCAGCACTTGAGGATAATGTGAAAGAGTTTGGACTTACATACTTTGGAATGTCTGATAAACGACAAG GTATCGTACATATCATTGGACCTGAGCAAGGTTTTACTCTTCCCGGTACCACAGTATGTTGTGGTGACTCTCACACTTCCA CCCACGGTGCTTTCGGTGCCCTTGCTTTCGGTATCGGTACTTCCGAAGTAGAACACATTCTTGCTACCCAGACACTGCCTCAAGCCAAATCGAAGAACATGCGAGTGACAGTTGAAGGAGATCTCGCCGAAGGTGTCACATCGAAAGATGTTGTTCTTCACATTATCGGTGTGATTGGTACTGCTGGTGGTACAGGTTGTGTCATCGAATTCGCAGGTTCCGCCATCCGAGGCCTCTCAATGGAATCAAGAATGTCGATCTGTAACATGTCTATCGAAGGTGGTGCTAGGGCAGGTATGATCGCTCCTGATGATATTACCTTCAAATACCTCAAGGGTCGACCACTAAGTCCCAGAGACGGAGAAGAATGGGATCAAGCCGAAGCTTATTGGAGATCACTCAAATCCGATCCTGGAGCTAAATACGATATTGAAGTCGAAATCAGAGCTGAAGATATCATCCCAACCATTACATGGGGTACTTCTCCACAAGATGTCGTACCTATCAAAGGTGTCGTCCCATCTCCAGAAGACTTCCCAGAAGCTCAACGAAAGAATGTGGAACGATCCCTTGAATACATGGGTCTTACACCCGGTACCCCAATGGAAGAAGTCAAGATTGACAAAGCTTTCTTTGGTTCCTGTACAAACGGTCGAATCGAAGACATGCGATCTGCCGCTAGAGTCATTCTTGCCGCTGAGAAGAACGGTGGACCAACCAAAGTTGCCGAAGGTGTATACGCTATGATTGTACCCGGATCTGGTTTAGTCAAACAACAagcagaagctgaaggtCTAGAtgtcatcttcaagaaAGCTGGATTTGACTGGAGAGAAGCTGGTTGTTCCATGTGTCTGGGTATGAACCCTGATCAACTGAAACCTGGAGAACGTTGCGCTTCCACTTCAAATAGAAATTTCGAAGGTCGTCAAGGTGCTGGTGGAAGAACCCATCTCATGTCACCTGCAATGGTTGCTGCCGCTGCCCTTACCGGACGATTTACCGATGTCAGGACATTCATGGGTGAACACATCGGCGAAGACGGTGGACTTAAGATTACCGACTACTCCGATTATCTTACCCCTGTCGAAGCTCCAGCCAGACCAGCTGAACCTACCGAGCAAACAAAAGAAGGTCAAACTCCCGTCAAACAAGCTGCCGCCGCTTCTGCCGGTCTACCAAAATTCAACGTTGTCAAAGGTATCGCCGCACCAATGTGGGAAGCCAACATTGATACCGATAAGATCATTCCTAAACAATTCTTAAAGACCCTTCTCAGAACCGGTCTTGGTTCCGCCCTCTTCTGGACTATCCGATACGATGTACGAACAAATGAACCTCTTCCCGATTTCGTACTCAACAAAGAGCCATGGAACAAGTCTTCTTTACTTGTCTGTACTGGACCAAACTTTGGTTGCGGGTCCTCCAGAGAACATGCTCCTTGGGCAATAAACGATTTCGGTATTCGATGTATCATGGCTCCTTCGTTCGGTGATATTTTCAAGACAAACTGTTTCAAGAATGGAATGTTACCTCTTGAACTTCCACAAGCTGATTTAGAGGCACTTTATGAAGATGCTTCTGCCGGTTTAGAGATCGCTGTGGACTTGGAAAACCAACAAGTTATTCGACCTAACGGCAAACCACCCATTTCGTTTACTGTTGATGCATTCAGAAGACACTGTCTCATCAATGGTCTCGATGATATCGGTCTCACCCTTGAACACAGggataaaattgaatcatttgAGGAAAAACGATCAAACGTTTGGCCGTGGTTAGATGGTGTTGGTTACGCTAAGAAAGGACAGAAGATTATAGCTGTTCCAACGAAACGAGCCGTGTCGAAAACTGATTGGTAA